A genomic window from Fibrobacterota bacterium includes:
- a CDS encoding HDOD domain-containing protein, translating into MRIDVPESRILLVDDDERFRSGLAVSLSDYGFGVMEASTAPSALEIATRQKPTACVLETNLAGVDGIQFIKYLRSRHVFRLLPVLVVTRSITKDVLAQLVRLGVQTVMVKPSFSFEQLVSKLIEVSPPPDLFRAASSSRGPSSAPPADSAFSGSDPESSCAAAASAPESSAVVPDSPPLRLLAADDLARLASLKALPTVIEDVLDTASRPTSSLEDLEKVLRKDPVIASQVIRAANSAAYSRGASVSRIDEALQLLGFKSVVRISMACGLVSRSDLRRANGDDMRAVWCNALCNAMVMERLSIKQDAARNYAMALVRNVPFILLMQHLEGDWAAWREWSAQKNKLMDQLVEASCGLSLVRLVESVFASMNLPRNIQDPLTEYFRFFTAKERMEPGLVARKLDLVNQIAIYLGRPGCLLSEVRCIHLREVESGPFLAVTGEEFVKEIELLEASIGILGGADCLSNGDLGSIVLWRDARWSPMDPIGSFLEQISDCVTVNFVQDLLQSSRPGVAIVEPRTPEWEVLRASRKRMVILHSESVAPDELPSGAVAIRFPLPLCQLQIQLEKALK; encoded by the coding sequence ATGCGGATCGACGTCCCGGAAAGCAGGATCCTTCTCGTCGACGACGACGAGCGGTTTCGCAGCGGTCTGGCCGTTTCCTTGTCCGATTACGGGTTTGGCGTGATGGAAGCATCGACGGCTCCATCGGCTTTGGAAATTGCCACGCGTCAAAAACCGACAGCCTGTGTCCTGGAGACCAATCTGGCGGGTGTGGACGGGATCCAGTTCATCAAGTACCTGCGCAGTCGCCACGTGTTCCGGTTGTTGCCGGTTCTTGTCGTGACGCGCTCGATCACCAAGGACGTCCTCGCCCAACTGGTCCGCTTGGGAGTCCAGACGGTCATGGTCAAGCCGTCGTTTTCCTTCGAACAACTGGTGTCCAAGCTGATCGAAGTTTCGCCGCCCCCGGATCTTTTCCGTGCGGCATCCAGTTCGCGTGGACCGTCGAGTGCTCCGCCTGCGGATTCTGCGTTTTCCGGCAGCGATCCGGAGAGTTCGTGCGCTGCCGCCGCCTCGGCTCCGGAATCGAGTGCGGTCGTACCGGATTCTCCTCCCCTGCGTCTGTTGGCAGCGGACGATCTGGCGAGACTGGCGAGTCTGAAAGCCCTGCCGACCGTGATCGAAGATGTGCTGGACACGGCATCCCGGCCGACTTCCAGTCTCGAGGATCTAGAGAAGGTTTTGCGCAAGGATCCCGTGATCGCCTCGCAGGTGATTCGGGCGGCCAATTCGGCGGCCTACTCGCGAGGAGCATCCGTAAGCCGGATCGATGAAGCGCTCCAGCTTCTGGGGTTCAAGAGCGTCGTACGAATTTCCATGGCTTGCGGGTTGGTGAGCCGCAGCGACCTGAGAAGAGCCAATGGGGATGACATGCGGGCGGTCTGGTGCAACGCCCTTTGCAACGCGATGGTGATGGAGCGCCTTTCGATCAAGCAGGATGCGGCCAGAAACTACGCCATGGCCCTGGTGCGCAATGTGCCGTTCATCTTGTTGATGCAGCATCTGGAGGGGGATTGGGCGGCATGGCGGGAGTGGTCGGCCCAGAAAAATAAACTGATGGATCAACTCGTGGAGGCCTCCTGTGGGCTTTCGCTGGTTCGGCTGGTGGAGTCCGTTTTCGCTTCCATGAATCTGCCGCGCAACATCCAAGACCCCCTCACCGAATACTTCCGCTTTTTCACGGCCAAGGAACGGATGGAGCCGGGATTGGTTGCCCGGAAATTGGACCTGGTCAATCAGATCGCCATCTACTTGGGACGTCCGGGTTGCTTGCTTTCGGAGGTTCGGTGCATCCACCTGCGAGAAGTGGAATCCGGTCCATTCCTGGCGGTGACGGGAGAGGAGTTCGTCAAGGAAATCGAACTCTTGGAAGCCTCCATCGGCATCCTTGGGGGAGCGGATTGCCTATCCAACGGAGATCTGGGGAGCATCGTTCTGTGGAGGGATGCGAGATGGAGTCCAATGGACCCGATCGGATCGTTCCTGGAACAGATCTCCGATTGTGTGACGGTGAACTTCGTGCAGGATCTTCTCCAATCCAGTCGACCTGGTGTGGCGATCGTGGAGCCGCGCACGCCGGAATGGGAAGTTCTGCGCGCATCCCGCAAGCGCATGGTGATTCTCCACTCGGAGAGCGTCGCCCCCGACGAGCTTCCATCGGGCGCGGTGGCGATCCGGTTCCCGTTGCCGCTTTGCCAATTGCAGATTCAGCTGGAGAAGGCGCTGAAATGA
- a CDS encoding response regulator: protein MSQKRRTERILIVDDTSSNLVLLNEILCGAGYVVSVATNGLDALESARLAPPDMVLLDILMPGMDGYEVLASLKKDPATKSIPVLLLSALGETESKTKGFQLGACDYITKPFHLMEVLARMDTHLRVASLERRLRWSEGAMREGERIARIGTWTRDLQSGQIEWSDELFALLGSERTAGRSIVGILEDVVFSDDLRTVKALFTDPVSNLDGGKVSEFRLKPDGARWRTMRATGKRIDDAKSGGKNVFIGVLQDVTQIRNDHEADLSRQRVADRILERHPDGIVHVDRDGKIVQVNGSFLHLVGRRFEDVVGSVVDGIGMMDSEGSRLSDDIRRALISGTQRIRVGLSTTLGKVDAEMALIPVDDTGASTVLFVRALPDAGTVG, encoded by the coding sequence ATGAGTCAAAAACGTAGGACCGAGCGGATTCTCATCGTCGATGACACGAGCTCCAACCTCGTCTTGCTCAACGAAATCTTGTGTGGAGCAGGGTATGTCGTTTCCGTAGCCACCAATGGCTTGGATGCGCTGGAATCGGCCCGGCTGGCTCCACCGGACATGGTTTTGCTGGATATTTTGATGCCCGGCATGGATGGCTACGAAGTCCTTGCGTCGCTGAAGAAGGATCCCGCGACGAAGTCCATCCCGGTGCTGTTGCTCTCCGCATTGGGCGAGACCGAGTCGAAGACGAAAGGATTCCAACTCGGCGCTTGCGATTACATCACGAAGCCATTCCACCTGATGGAGGTGTTGGCGCGAATGGATACCCATCTGCGTGTCGCCAGCCTCGAGCGCCGTCTGCGGTGGTCGGAAGGCGCCATGCGGGAAGGGGAACGGATCGCAAGAATCGGAACTTGGACCCGCGACCTGCAGTCCGGGCAGATCGAGTGGTCGGACGAACTCTTCGCCTTGCTTGGATCCGAACGAACCGCCGGCCGATCCATCGTGGGCATCCTGGAGGATGTCGTGTTTTCCGACGATTTGCGGACGGTGAAAGCGCTTTTCACGGATCCGGTTTCCAACCTCGACGGCGGCAAGGTGTCGGAGTTCCGTCTGAAACCGGATGGCGCGAGGTGGCGAACCATGCGCGCCACGGGCAAGCGGATCGACGATGCCAAGAGTGGCGGGAAAAACGTCTTCATCGGGGTATTGCAGGATGTCACTCAAATCCGAAACGACCATGAGGCCGATCTCTCTCGCCAACGAGTCGCCGACCGGATCCTGGAAAGACATCCGGATGGAATCGTGCACGTGGACAGGGACGGGAAGATCGTGCAAGTCAACGGCTCGTTTCTGCATCTGGTCGGTAGGCGTTTCGAAGATGTGGTGGGGAGCGTCGTGGATGGCATCGGCATGATGGATTCGGAGGGGAGCCGGCTTTCGGACGACATCCGCCGCGCATTGATCTCCGGTACGCAACGGATTCGAGTCGGATTATCCACGACGCTGGGAAAGGTGGATGCCGAGATGGCGCTGATCCCCGTCGACGACACGGGGGCTTCGACCGTTCTTTTCGTGCGTGCCCTCCCGGATGCTGGAACCGTCGGGTAA
- a CDS encoding response regulator, producing MPKFPSRLAIASAGRVLAIALGATGFGVGFRVLVLSSMEHRTPWLTFYPAVMAAAVFGAWRAGALATVFTTLFVVFGWELASPRPFMQGSSDWLGAGAYVLNCAFMVLIAQRMHTASAKAILEKERAEEASRVKSMFLANMSHELRTPMNSILGFAEILADDTTLPHTAREKLQIIHRNGRQLLETINAILEISRAESKGDGNLKLVPLDFHELVFDLQSLFNPSASGKRLELAVHIDPSIPRRVVTDPSKIRQILTNLIGNAIKYTLAGSVTVTAKREGSERISVEIADTGIGIEPGSIGNIFRPFERTMMGAATASGTGLGLAICAKFAEELGGSVSVESTVGHGSRFYLHFPFLSAAGLPEEVTLPVQVQARLPPGVSPVRVLVVDDIEANRQFLRCLLEPMGFLVLESSDGLDAVAKVSSQSPEIVLMDLWLPAIDGAEATRRIRRDHADRKVVVIGLSASALPDEKEEFRRSGLDDVLSKPVSRTCLALALARHCPLEVHESESTDQSRQDSSIFPTPSDLEIGADWLDRFDLLVRQGDLSGIQAMAVESASEFPLVSEEIVKLVAAMDTRKLRKLAQRLREQCDAEETP from the coding sequence ATGCCCAAATTTCCTTCTAGATTAGCGATCGCCTCGGCGGGACGCGTCTTGGCGATCGCCCTTGGCGCGACTGGTTTCGGTGTCGGGTTCCGAGTGCTCGTGCTGTCCAGCATGGAACACCGGACACCGTGGCTCACCTTCTATCCCGCCGTGATGGCCGCAGCGGTGTTCGGAGCCTGGCGAGCGGGCGCCCTGGCTACGGTCTTCACCACGCTGTTCGTGGTTTTCGGATGGGAGCTTGCCAGCCCCAGGCCGTTCATGCAGGGCAGCTCCGATTGGCTGGGCGCTGGTGCATACGTCCTGAATTGCGCGTTCATGGTCCTCATCGCCCAGCGGATGCACACCGCCAGCGCCAAAGCCATCCTGGAAAAGGAGCGCGCGGAGGAAGCCAGCCGTGTCAAATCGATGTTCTTGGCCAACATGAGCCACGAGCTCCGCACGCCGATGAATTCCATTTTGGGATTCGCCGAAATCCTGGCCGATGACACGACGCTTCCGCATACCGCCAGGGAAAAACTCCAGATCATCCACCGCAATGGTCGCCAACTTCTGGAAACCATCAATGCGATCCTGGAGATTTCGCGGGCCGAATCGAAGGGGGATGGCAACCTGAAATTGGTCCCTTTGGATTTCCATGAGCTTGTGTTCGACCTGCAGTCGCTGTTCAATCCTTCCGCCTCGGGGAAGAGGCTCGAACTGGCGGTCCACATCGATCCTTCGATTCCTCGTCGCGTGGTCACGGATCCATCCAAGATCCGACAAATACTGACAAACCTGATCGGGAACGCGATCAAATACACCTTGGCCGGATCGGTCACGGTGACCGCGAAACGCGAGGGATCCGAGCGGATCTCGGTGGAAATCGCCGACACGGGGATCGGGATCGAGCCGGGAAGCATCGGGAACATCTTCCGTCCGTTCGAACGAACCATGATGGGGGCGGCGACCGCTTCCGGAACCGGGTTGGGGTTGGCCATCTGCGCGAAGTTCGCCGAAGAGCTCGGCGGAAGCGTCTCGGTGGAAAGCACAGTGGGCCACGGAAGTCGGTTTTATCTCCACTTCCCGTTTCTATCGGCGGCGGGCTTGCCGGAGGAGGTGACGTTGCCGGTGCAGGTGCAAGCGCGCCTACCTCCCGGAGTCTCTCCCGTACGCGTTCTCGTGGTGGACGACATCGAAGCGAACCGACAGTTTCTGCGGTGCTTGCTGGAGCCGATGGGATTTCTCGTCCTGGAATCCTCCGATGGTCTGGATGCGGTCGCTAAGGTTTCTTCACAATCGCCGGAAATCGTCCTGATGGACCTTTGGCTTCCCGCCATCGACGGCGCCGAGGCTACACGTCGGATCCGCCGCGACCATGCCGACAGGAAGGTGGTCGTGATCGGACTCAGTGCGAGCGCCCTCCCAGACGAGAAGGAGGAATTCCGCCGTTCGGGGTTGGACGACGTCCTGAGCAAACCCGTCTCGCGGACCTGCCTCGCCCTCGCCCTGGCCAGGCATTGTCCCCTCGAGGTGCATGAATCGGAATCCACCGACCAGTCCAGACAGGATTCGTCCATCTTCCCGACGCCTTCGGATCTGGAGATCGGAGCGGACTGGCTGGATCGGTTCGATCTGCTCGTGCGCCAGGGCGATCTTTCCGGGATCCAAGCGATGGCGGTGGAATCGGCATCCGAATTCCCCCTGGTTTCCGAGGAAATCGTGAAGCTCGTGGCTGCCATGGATACCCGGAAACTGCGCAAGCTCGCTCAGCGCCTCAGGGAACAGTGCGATGCGGAGGAAACACCATGA
- a CDS encoding methyl-accepting chemotaxis protein: protein MSIQPFFSSLRPRTLSGLVTLQLGCALLLMGAVLVGLGWWALDAQGRAGGVERMRSLATRCGQQQGQYFLHAHGATSVLAHQMMEMQARRNHRDSASVLIRAMLESNPDFVGVSTGWEPDAWDHKDAKWKGKVCHDATGRFIPYWSRSAKGITCEPLVDYDKPVAGDYYLLPKQTGKDMLIDPYAYPVGGVTVLMATVVSAMVRNGQFLGITTADINLAPMQAQADSFVEFGGKGRLTVIGNTGLVAARTGKPEAITKSFAEIDSLHAVEILKAIGNGQEWIHEDGDTIRLAVGLSVVKGDKPWAILVEAPAEEVLAGARRATRMLMVVSLCLLAMMVAGALLLVRRQTVPLGRIALAAERLSKGDTGIELESGGEDELGRLEAAFLGLVGYFQERCREASNIARGELSVAVRPASDRDALGLALESMRKELQGSIASVKKSADDFSGASKALSDEGRSIEDSAKRTSDELIGLQGSLRSIEGGILSVSEGSRALVERISQISQASQVSAGASRAAMNQTASAEQSALRLQEATQEVGKIVEVITNVADQTRLLALNATIEAARAGEAGKGFGVVASEVKDLASRTAKATEEITRMVEGIRGTAGEMAGSIGAVRGSIEQVNQSAEGIQQAVMEQEQKVQEISRLSQSGRQGVEGVGRGLENAANLASRSVGATANVRVQAELVKVAADSIHGKLGRFSV from the coding sequence ATGTCGATCCAGCCTTTCTTCTCGAGCTTGCGCCCCCGTACCCTCAGCGGACTCGTCACTCTCCAACTGGGTTGTGCGCTGTTATTGATGGGCGCCGTTCTTGTTGGTCTTGGCTGGTGGGCTCTGGATGCCCAGGGGCGAGCAGGCGGCGTGGAGCGGATGCGCTCGTTGGCAACCCGTTGCGGCCAGCAACAGGGGCAGTATTTCCTTCACGCGCATGGTGCCACCTCCGTGCTGGCGCACCAGATGATGGAAATGCAAGCACGCCGCAACCATCGAGACTCCGCTTCGGTCCTGATCCGGGCGATGCTCGAATCCAATCCGGATTTCGTGGGGGTGAGCACGGGCTGGGAGCCGGACGCGTGGGACCACAAGGATGCGAAATGGAAAGGCAAGGTCTGCCACGATGCGACGGGCCGCTTCATTCCCTACTGGTCGCGCTCCGCCAAAGGCATCACCTGCGAACCCTTGGTCGACTACGACAAGCCGGTCGCTGGCGACTACTACCTCCTGCCCAAGCAGACCGGCAAGGACATGCTGATCGACCCCTACGCCTACCCGGTGGGAGGCGTGACGGTGCTCATGGCCACGGTGGTCTCCGCGATGGTGCGGAATGGACAATTTTTGGGCATCACCACCGCCGACATCAATCTGGCCCCGATGCAGGCGCAGGCGGACTCGTTCGTGGAGTTCGGCGGCAAGGGCCGGCTCACCGTGATAGGCAACACCGGCTTGGTGGCGGCGCGGACCGGAAAGCCGGAGGCGATCACCAAATCGTTCGCGGAGATCGATTCTCTCCATGCGGTGGAGATCCTGAAGGCGATCGGGAACGGTCAGGAGTGGATCCACGAGGATGGTGACACGATCCGCCTCGCGGTGGGGCTTTCGGTGGTGAAAGGAGACAAGCCTTGGGCGATCCTGGTGGAAGCGCCTGCCGAGGAAGTTCTCGCCGGAGCACGCCGCGCGACCCGGATGCTCATGGTTGTCAGTTTGTGTCTACTGGCGATGATGGTGGCCGGTGCACTCCTGTTGGTTCGCAGGCAGACCGTCCCGCTGGGGCGCATCGCGCTGGCGGCGGAGCGTCTGTCCAAAGGCGACACGGGGATCGAATTGGAGTCGGGGGGAGAAGACGAGTTGGGCCGTTTGGAAGCCGCTTTCCTGGGCCTGGTGGGGTATTTCCAGGAACGGTGCCGGGAAGCCTCGAACATCGCCAGAGGGGAGTTGTCCGTGGCGGTGCGTCCGGCTTCCGATCGCGATGCGTTGGGATTGGCGCTGGAATCCATGCGCAAGGAATTGCAGGGATCCATCGCTTCGGTCAAAAAGTCGGCCGACGATTTTTCCGGAGCATCGAAGGCGCTCAGCGACGAAGGAAGATCGATCGAAGACTCTGCGAAGAGGACGTCCGACGAGCTGATCGGATTGCAGGGGTCGCTCCGTTCGATCGAGGGAGGAATCCTGTCGGTCAGCGAAGGGTCGCGTGCACTGGTGGAAAGGATCAGCCAGATCAGCCAGGCATCGCAGGTGTCCGCTGGCGCTTCGCGTGCGGCCATGAACCAGACCGCCAGCGCGGAGCAAAGCGCGCTTCGGCTCCAGGAGGCGACCCAGGAGGTGGGTAAGATCGTCGAGGTCATCACCAATGTCGCCGATCAGACACGTCTGCTTGCGCTGAACGCCACCATCGAGGCGGCGCGGGCGGGGGAGGCCGGGAAGGGATTCGGCGTGGTGGCGAGCGAAGTCAAGGACCTCGCCTCCAGGACAGCCAAGGCCACCGAAGAAATCACGCGGATGGTGGAAGGAATCCGTGGAACGGCAGGCGAGATGGCTGGATCCATCGGCGCCGTGAGGGGCTCGATCGAGCAGGTGAACCAATCGGCGGAAGGAATCCAACAGGCCGTGATGGAGCAGGAGCAGAAAGTGCAGGAAATATCCAGACTTTCACAGTCGGGCAGGCAGGGAGTCGAAGGAGTGGGCAGAGGGCTGGAAAACGCGGCCAACCTGGCATCCCGATCCGTCGGTGCGACAGCGAATGTGAGAGTCCAGGCGGAGCTGGTGAAGGTGGCGGCCGATTCCATTCATGGCAAGTTGGGAAGATTCTCCGTCTAA